GCCGGAGCCTCCCTGCACCTGTTTTTCCTCTTCTTCGATCATCTCGCTGAGACAACTCCCTTTCCCGCCTCTGCATTCCCGGCCGGCGCGGCGCCGCCCGGGCGCGAGGTCACGGTGTCAACCGGGCTCCCCGTACGGCTCCCCGCACCGCCTCCGGTGTCACGGCGGCGCATCGCCCCTTCGTCCCCGCCGCTGCCCGAACCGGCGCCGGAGCTCTCCTCAACCCCTCGACCGCCCCGCAGACCGCCCCGCAGACCGCCCCGCCTCAGGCGTAGGCGTGGAGGCCGGGGAGGACGAAGCTCACCCCCCAGTAGAGGAAGACGACGGCGGCGAAGCCCGCTATGGAGAGCCAGGCGGCCTTCCTGCCGCGCCACCCCCTCGTGACCCTGGCGTGGAGGTAGGCGGCGTAGATGAACCACGTTATGAGCGACCACGTCTCCTTGGGGTCCCAGCTCCAGTAGGTGCCCCAGGCGTAATCGGCCCAGATCGCCCCGGAGACGATGCCCACGGCGAGGAACGGAAAGCCCCAGGCTATGGTCCTGTAGGCGAGCTCGTCGAGCATGTTCGTGTCGGGGAAGATGTCGAGCAGGAAATTCCTGCCCCTCTTCTCGAAACGGCTCTTGACGAGGTACATGACGCTGAGGCCGAAGCTTATGGCGAAGGCGGCGTAGCCGATGAAGGTCGTGAAGACGTGGAAGTCGAGCCAGCCTATGGCGAACTGCTGGAGGTCCAGCGGCGCAAGGAGATTGACCATCCACTTCCACTTGTTCTGGAGCGCCGGGTTGAGAGGCTCCACGCTCTTGAACCTGTAGGGCAGCAGCGAGGCGGAAAGCATGGCCACCACCGCAAGGGTCATGACCACCGAGCCCATGACCTTCATCCTGTACTTGCGCTCCATGACGAGGTAGCCTATGGTCATGGCCCAGACAAAGAGCACCATGGACTCGAAGAGGTTCGAGAACGGCGCGTGCCCCGACTCCGAGGCCCTGAAGATGAGGACCATGGTGATGGAAAAGAGCGAGACATAGGTCATGGACGTGGCCGCCTGTCCTATCCAGCGCTTCCTGAAGACCACGTAGGCTATGTAGAAGACAGCCGTCAGCGCGTAGAACGCGAACGACATGGTAAAGAACATGAGCGACATTATCACCAGCGGCATTGTGCTATACCTCCGACGAAGACCCCCGGCCGCCCGCCTCGAGCGCCCCGGCTATCTCGTTGAGCTCCCTTTCCATGACGAACCTGTTCTTGTTCACAAGCCCGCCGAGCCTTATCTCCGCCCCCGACGGCGCGGGTCTCACCTCGACCCACAGGCGCCTGTGGTAGACGAAGAAGGCCAGGTAGAAGCCCAGTCCCATTATGGCCGTTCCGACCCACACGATGTTCGCGCCGGGGTCCTTGTTTATGGAGATGCCGGAATAGGGCACCTGCCTGAAACCGGCGAAGACGAGGTCGTCTTCCGTCTCCGGTATGGTGGAGAAGAGTCCGGGATAGTTGAAGAAGAGCCACGGCGAGGCAACGAGCCTGCCGCCGCGGTATATCTCGACGCGGGCGGCCGGGTTGCGGGCCTCGGGGCTCTTGGAGTAGACGACCTTGAGCTTTTCATCGAAGGCGAAGTCGGCAACGTACTCGACGAGCCGGACCTCGTAGTCCGTGCCCGGCACGGCCGTCTTCTCGAACCACTTGACCTTGAAGGGCGGCTCGAACTCCTCCTTGTCCTTCTTCTTGAGCATGAGCTCGGCCTCGCTTATCCTGTTCCATGCCATGCCGTAGCTCGACTGGTAGAAGCTTATGCCCTTGTAGGTGAGGGGCTCGTTGACCCATATCTGCTTCTGGAGGACTTCCCTGCCGTCCTCCATGACGGTGAGCAGGCTGTTGTACTGCCTTATCTGGCCCGTGTCGTAGTAGTCGATCCAGAACTTGTCGAGCCGCAGCGAGAAGTCGGCGTTCGGTATGCGCACCACCCCGCCCACGAGTATGGACTTGAAGTCCTTGTATCCGTAGAAGCTTCCGACTATGGCGCCCACGAGGATGACGATGAGGCTTACGTGGGTGAGGTCCGAGCCGAAGCGTCCGATGACCCCCTTCCAGGCGTAGATGCCGCGGCCCTCGCCGGTCTCGATGACCTTGAAGCGGTAGCGCCTGGCCTTGAGCGCCGCCACAGCGGCGTCGCAGGCCTCGTCCACGCCGCCGGCGAAGGCGACGGTCCGGCGGTTGGAGAGCCTGGAGAGGACCTTGGCGTCGAAACTCTTCTCGCCGAGCACGGCCTTCCACTTGGGCGGGAATCGCTCGAGGGTGCAGACCACGACGTTCATGGCGAGCAGCGCCAGCAACGCGATGAACCACGTGGAGTGGTACATGTCGTTGAGGTTGAGCGCCGTTATGACGGCGGCCCACCGCTCGCCGTACTCCATGACGTACTGCTCCGGCGGCTGCCCCTGCTGCACGACCGTGCC
This genomic interval from Deltaproteobacteria bacterium contains the following:
- the ccsB gene encoding c-type cytochrome biogenesis protein CcsB, whose amino-acid sequence is MPLVIMSLMFFTMSFAFYALTAVFYIAYVVFRKRWIGQAATSMTYVSLFSITMVLIFRASESGHAPFSNLFESMVLFVWAMTIGYLVMERKYRMKVMGSVVMTLAVVAMLSASLLPYRFKSVEPLNPALQNKWKWMVNLLAPLDLQQFAIGWLDFHVFTTFIGYAAFAISFGLSVMYLVKSRFEKRGRNFLLDIFPDTNMLDELAYRTIAWGFPFLAVGIVSGAIWADYAWGTYWSWDPKETWSLITWFIYAAYLHARVTRGWRGRKAAWLSIAGFAAVVFLYWGVSFVLPGLHAYA
- a CDS encoding cytochrome c biogenesis protein ResB, which codes for MGDKIDETAREAASRGAFQALGQKIWAFFNSLKLTLFVLITLAVVSIIGTVVQQGQPPEQYVMEYGERWAAVITALNLNDMYHSTWFIALLALLAMNVVVCTLERFPPKWKAVLGEKSFDAKVLSRLSNRRTVAFAGGVDEACDAAVAALKARRYRFKVIETGEGRGIYAWKGVIGRFGSDLTHVSLIVILVGAIVGSFYGYKDFKSILVGGVVRIPNADFSLRLDKFWIDYYDTGQIRQYNSLLTVMEDGREVLQKQIWVNEPLTYKGISFYQSSYGMAWNRISEAELMLKKKDKEEFEPPFKVKWFEKTAVPGTDYEVRLVEYVADFAFDEKLKVVYSKSPEARNPAARVEIYRGGRLVASPWLFFNYPGLFSTIPETEDDLVFAGFRQVPYSGISINKDPGANIVWVGTAIMGLGFYLAFFVYHRRLWVEVRPAPSGAEIRLGGLVNKNRFVMERELNEIAGALEAGGRGSSSEV